The nucleotide window ATGGATTTTATTACTAAAAAGATGAAGCTTACAGAAAGCGAAAGTGAAGCTTTTTGGCCTCTTTGTAACGAGCTCCAGATGAAAAAATTTGAAATAAATAAACCATTAAGAAATGCTATCGGCGAAATTCATAAAAAACAAAGAGAGAAAAAAGAAATAGCAGAAGTTGATTATAAAAAAATTATACAGTTGACAACTGAAATCAGAATCAAAGAGGCTGAATTAGAGCAAGAGTATCAAAATAAGTTTATGGAAGTTATTCCTGCGGCAAAAGTATTTTTATATCAGAATGCAGAACAGGAATTTGGAAAGCAGATGATGGAAAAAAGAAATAGGAACTAAAAAAAGCTTTAAAAACCCCTGTGCCTTCACACTTTTCTTGTGATGTTCAACGAGTTACATTGTGTGAATGGTATAAAAATAAAACTCCCTGTATACGCGTACACGCGAGAACAAATTCTTAGTTCTTCACTCTTAGTTATTAGTTCTAAAAAAATCTTGTTGAACTTTTTTTTCTTACTGTGTTACAAAAAAACCTGACTGAGTTTTATATGTCAACACAGTGAG belongs to Dysgonomonadaceae bacterium PH5-43 and includes:
- a CDS encoding hypothetical protein (product_source=Hypo-rule applied; cleavage_site_network=SignalP-noTM; superfamily=56399; transmembrane_helix_parts=Outside_1_3,TMhelix_4_21,Inside_22_154), which codes for MKRLILLTVILLSLSANAIFAQQRHDDKGRKERFEAFQKSRMDFITKKMKLTESESEAFWPLCNELQMKKFEINKPLRNAIGEIHKKQREKKEIAEVDYKKIIQLTTEIRIKEAELEQEYQNKFMEVIPAAKVFLYQNAEQEFGKQMMEKRNRN